The DNA region GTCCTGTAAATCTCGGCCGTGGAGAAGAACATCCGTTCCTTGGCAGGGAACTGTCACTACCTAAACGCTACAGCGAGGAGATGGCCTGGGTCATGGACCAGGAGATTCAGAAGATGATAATTGATGCGGAATCAAAGGCCACTGAGATATTGAGTGGAAAAAGAGATGCACTTGATGCCCTTGCAGAAGCACTGATAAAGGAAGAAATCCTTGATAGGGCCGATGTGGAGAGGATAATAGAGGGTTCTAAAGAATAGGAAGATCCGTGCCTCATTGATCATCATGGTTTTTTTTATCTTTCTTCATCTTTCTGGCCAGATTCAGACCTGCAGATCTTAATGATGCGTGAGCTGAACAGTGTATTTGTTGCGCTGTACTCTATCCTTTAATAGGGACAGCGACTATTTAATTTAATGGACACCTGTGGCAGGGGCGAGACAGTTCATTTATCCTTGATGAGAAGCATGTTTATGCGTCAGTTCTATACGTGGGAAATAATCCAGTGAGAGCAAGAATAGTAGAAGCCCATCATGATTATAAATGGTCAAGTGCAAGGAGTCGAATTTACAAAAGACACAATCCAGTTTTATCAGATGATTGTTATCTGGATAGAGAAATAATTGATTGACCAACATGTCTTATGAAGAGCGGTGATGAGGATTTGAATGTCAGGATTCGGGAGAGCACCAACTCCGGCAGTCCTTGTGGAGAGGAAGGCTTTGTGGCAAAAATGGAGGGTTTGCTGTGAAGGGAATTAAAAGCACAGCCCAGAGGTAGACCGTGTGGCAATAATAAATAGTCGCTGTCCCTATTTATCTCCAAGTTCCTGCACGCCCTAAGGGCAACAAAAGTGGAAAGAATACGGAAATGACACATGACATGTCATATGGCTTCATTGAAGGAGAAGATGGCAAGTCCTATATGTTCCTTCCTGAGGATATATCTGAAGAGACATGGGATGATGCAGAGGTTAATAAGCATGTAGAGTTCTCTGTCGTGAAACTTCCTTGGGGTCCAAAGGCAAAAGATATAAAATTTTGAATAGAAAAAGTAAGATTTTTGTATGTCAGAACCTGCCGTATACGAAGGCATAGCCCTTATCTCAGACCCAATCCATGGCTACATATCTTTCACTGTACACAGTGGGAGGGGGAAGGAAAAGACTGAGAAGGACCTGATTGACTCCTCTTGGGGACAGCGCCTCAGACAGATTTATCAGATCCAGAGTGCAAGGTGGGTCTATCCTTATGCCGAGCATAGCAGGTTTCAGCACTCACTCGGTGCGATGCATCTTGCAGGAAGGTTTGTGAGACACCTCTATCCCATCCTGAAATATCTAACAACGGGATTATCCTTCCAAGCTATATGTAGAGGAACTGCTCCGTGTCGCCGGCTTTCTCCATGACATAGGGCATGGACCGTTTGGCCACTTCTTTGATGATAATGTACTGGATGAATATAAAGAGACTCCTGAAACAATAGGGCAGCTATTCAGTAAAATATATAGTGACAGAAAATCAGACAGTGGTTTATTAGATCTATCTTGCTGAAAAATAAGAATTTTCCCAGAATCTTAGTCTTAAAATGACACTTTTGTCCTTGGAAAAAGCCCAAAAAGCGACAAAAAAATTAACACTTACCCGACGTTATCATGGTTATCCTGTATAAACTTCTGTAATGTCAATTGGTTATAAATTTGGCAAGAGATATGCGTATATCTTCATAATATAGCCGAGTTATAACAAGGGGAGCATGATGATGAATGGAGGTGAAAAGGAATGAAGAAATAATATGTTATTCTGATGACGTTGATCCTGGTCTTCGGGATTTCGGTGTCTGCCCACACTACACTCATGGATATGGGAGATGGGACGATCTATGATACGGACATTCAGTTGTCGTGGCTTCAGGATGCCAACTATGCTAAGACATCAGGCTATGATGACGATGGTTTAATGGACTGGTTTACTGCCAATACCTGGGCGGATAATCTGCCCTTTGCAGGGTTTGACAACTGGCGGCTACCTACTACGCTTCAACCTGATTCGAGTTGTTATTCTCAATATGACTCTGGAGGCTTTTTTCCAGTTCAAGGGTATGGCTACAACTGTACTGGTAGTGAGATGGGGCACCTGTACTATACAGAGCTGGGGAATACAGCAGGTGGTCCGTTAACGAATATAGGTGACTTTACAAATCTGCAGCCGTACAGCTACTGGTCGGGTACGACGTTTGCTCCCGAAGGCATCTCCAGCGCGTTGTTATTCCGCACTTTTCCTGAGCCGCTACAGGATCAGGGTTGCCCATGCGCTACCGCGGGAGCGGAGTGACATAAAACCTAACATTTTGACCTGGAAAAAACAGGAAAAAATGATGAAAAACTTGACACTCCGGTCGGAGTGCGAGGACTCCTTTTTTGTGAAGGGGTTGTTTATACGTTGTTTTTTAAGAAAATAAAGGATAGGCATATATTTTGCTCTTATATTTTTTAGTTCAATTCATTCCTAAGTAATATAATGCTCTACAAAAGGGGAGGTGAAACGATGAAACAATTAATGATGCTCATTGCCCTGGTGATCATGGTATTTTTTCTGCCCAGTCATAGTCATGCAGTGCCATTTACTGCGATTCTCGATGGACTTAGTGAGAATCCTGCTACGAGTTCGCTGGGAACAGGTTTTGCGAAAGTTGATCTTGACACTACCGTGCATATGTTATCAGTGGATATAACGTTCAGCGGGCTGGATAGTGCGACCACGGTAGCTCACATCCATTGCTGCGTGTCTGCGCCGCTAAACGCTGGAGTTGCGGTGTTTTTTTCGGGTTTCCCATCCGGAGTCACAAGCGGGACCTACACAAACGTCTTCGCTACGAATCTGGCCTCAACCTTCAGCGGGGCCTTTATTACCGTTCATGGAGGAACGACAGCGGGGGCTGAGGCGGCATTGCTTGCTGGACTGTTGTCCGGAGAAGCCTATGTGAACATCCACACCGCTCAATTTCCAGCTGGAGAAATCCGTGGTTTTCTCCAATCTGTTCCTGAACCTGGAACGTTGATTCTCCTGAGCCTGGGTTTATGTCTCATCGTCGTGGTTTCGTTGAAGAGAGGAATAACGGCTTAGGGGTCAGGTCTTGCAATCATGCATCCGTATTCTCCGCTCTTTTA from Nitrospirota bacterium includes:
- a CDS encoding cell division protein FtsH; protein product: PVNLGRGEEHPFLGRELSLPKRYSEEMAWVMDQEIQKMIIDAESKATEILSGKRDALDALAEALIKEEILDRADVERIIEGSKE
- a CDS encoding cold shock domain-containing protein; this translates as MTHDMSYGFIEGEDGKSYMFLPEDISEETWDDAEVNKHVEFSVVKLPWGPKAKDIKF
- a CDS encoding HD domain-containing protein — encoded protein: MLRVAGFLHDIGHGPFGHFFDDNVLDEYKETPETIGQLFSKIYSDRKSDSGLLDLSC
- a CDS encoding CHRD domain-containing protein, with product MKQLMMLIALVIMVFFLPSHSHAVPFTAILDGLSENPATSSLGTGFAKVDLDTTVHMLSVDITFSGLDSATTVAHIHCCVSAPLNAGVAVFFSGFPSGVTSGTYTNVFATNLASTFSGAFITVHGGTTAGAEAALLAGLLSGEAYVNIHTAQFPAGEIRGFLQSVPEPGTLILLSLGLCLIVVVSLKRGITA